Proteins encoded within one genomic window of Phototrophicus methaneseepsis:
- a CDS encoding glycosyltransferase family 2 protein, protein MELSIIIVSWNVKDLLAQCLNSIEQSGILAQDAQPSAEIIIVDSGSTDGTVEMVQQSYPQVQLLAQSENIGFTRANNIGLQAAKGHYLLLLNPDTEVIDHALQEIIAYMDTNPQVGIVGPHTLNSDGTTQSTRRRFPTRMLAFFESTWLQPYTPKSMLNHYYVVDQDDTGTFDVDWVQGSAMMVRREVYEQTGGLDEGYTMYSEEMDWCHRAKDAGWRVVYLGTAQIIHHGGKSSDQAGAWKHIYFQKSKIRYFEKYHGKAFAAFLRFFLKLNYRWQIFIERLKQALGHKPDMRRDRIAAYREVLRSGL, encoded by the coding sequence ATGGAACTATCGATCATTATCGTCAGTTGGAACGTCAAAGACCTGCTCGCCCAATGCCTGAACAGCATCGAACAAAGCGGCATCTTGGCTCAAGATGCGCAACCATCCGCAGAAATCATCATCGTTGATTCAGGCAGCACAGACGGCACCGTCGAGATGGTCCAACAATCTTACCCACAGGTCCAGCTGCTGGCTCAGTCAGAGAATATTGGCTTTACACGCGCCAATAACATAGGCTTACAAGCAGCTAAGGGGCACTATCTCCTGCTCCTGAACCCGGATACAGAAGTGATCGATCACGCGCTGCAAGAAATAATCGCCTATATGGATACTAACCCACAGGTTGGTATCGTTGGGCCGCACACGCTCAATAGTGATGGCACGACACAATCAACTCGCAGACGATTCCCAACACGGATGCTGGCCTTCTTCGAAAGTACCTGGCTGCAACCTTATACGCCAAAATCCATGCTCAACCATTACTACGTTGTGGACCAAGACGACACCGGGACATTTGATGTCGATTGGGTGCAAGGCTCAGCCATGATGGTCCGACGCGAAGTCTATGAACAAACAGGTGGCTTGGATGAAGGCTACACGATGTATAGCGAAGAAATGGATTGGTGCCATCGAGCTAAAGATGCTGGCTGGCGTGTCGTCTACTTAGGAACAGCACAAATCATTCATCATGGGGGTAAAAGCAGCGATCAAGCCGGCGCCTGGAAACATATCTACTTCCAGAAGAGTAAAATCCGCTACTTTGAAAAATACCATGGCAAAGCATTTGCAGCTTTCTTACGCTTCTTCCTCAAATTGAACTATCGTTGGCAAATCTTCATCGAACGCTTAAAACAGGCACTTGGCCACAAGCCAGATATGCGTCGCGACCGCATTGCGGCTTATCGTGAAGTTTTGCGTTCTGGGCTATAA
- a CDS encoding TatD family hydrolase → MIDTHCHLNFESYDTDRDEILARAQEAGVDRIIIPSIETTTCQDVLNLAHAHEGIYAAVGVHPNDTANFNEATLQAVDDFSHQAKVVAIGEIGLDYHWDDSPKDRQHAALEAQLTLAAQRELPVIIHNRESSEDIMDVLEAWIPMLPASLQARPGVLHSFSAPPEIADRALEAGFYLGFTGPITFKKADELRSIAARVPLDRILVETDGPFLTPHPYRGKRNEPSYIPYMVERLASLHRITTEEMASITTENAERLFNLPST, encoded by the coding sequence ATGATTGATACACACTGCCACCTAAACTTTGAATCCTACGATACAGACCGTGATGAGATTCTCGCTCGTGCCCAAGAAGCAGGCGTAGATCGCATCATTATCCCATCAATTGAGACAACGACTTGCCAGGATGTGTTGAATCTGGCACATGCTCATGAGGGCATCTATGCGGCTGTGGGGGTACACCCCAATGACACAGCCAACTTTAACGAGGCCACTCTACAAGCCGTAGACGACTTTTCGCACCAGGCGAAGGTCGTCGCGATTGGCGAAATTGGCCTTGATTATCACTGGGATGATAGTCCAAAGGATCGTCAACACGCCGCGTTAGAGGCACAACTCACGCTCGCGGCTCAGCGAGAACTCCCTGTGATAATCCACAACCGGGAATCCAGCGAAGATATCATGGACGTGTTGGAAGCTTGGATACCGATGCTACCAGCGTCACTCCAAGCACGGCCCGGTGTACTGCATTCTTTCAGTGCACCGCCGGAGATCGCAGACAGGGCGCTGGAAGCAGGCTTTTATCTCGGTTTTACGGGGCCTATTACATTCAAAAAAGCCGACGAACTCCGTTCAATTGCTGCCAGAGTGCCACTAGATCGTATTTTGGTGGAGACAGACGGCCCCTTCCTGACGCCGCATCCCTACCGGGGTAAACGCAACGAGCCTTCTTATATACCCTACATGGTGGAACGGTTAGCGTCATTGCACCGCATCACAACAGAAGAGATGGCCTCCATCACAACAGAAAATGCGGAACGTCTGTTCAACTTACCCTCGACTTAA
- the gmd gene encoding GDP-mannose 4,6-dehydratase, whose protein sequence is MTKKALITGITGQDGSYLAEFLLEKGYDVYGMVRRTSTVYYERIQHIQDDLNLIQGDLSDQTSLNSAIRAIQPDEVYNLGAQSFVPTSWNQPVFTGEITALGVTRILDAIHTVKPDTRFYQASSSEMFGKVREVPQSEETPFYPRSPYGVAKVYGHWITVNYRESYDLFACSGILFNHESPRRGLEFVTRKVSFNVAKIKLGLSNELRVGNLDAQRDWGFAGDYVQAMWMMLQQDEPDDYVVATGKTHSVQRLLEVAFSTVDLDWQDYTVQDERFMRPAEVDLLVGDPAKAYTKLGWEPEVSFEALIQMMVEADIARLQKDPQHRGFTVKA, encoded by the coding sequence ATGACAAAAAAAGCCCTGATTACAGGCATTACTGGACAAGATGGCTCTTATCTGGCGGAATTCCTGCTAGAAAAAGGTTACGACGTCTACGGTATGGTACGCCGTACCAGCACAGTCTATTACGAGCGCATCCAACATATTCAGGATGATCTCAACCTCATCCAGGGTGATCTGAGCGACCAGACCAGCCTTAACTCCGCCATCCGGGCCATCCAACCGGACGAAGTGTATAATCTGGGTGCACAAAGCTTCGTACCCACTTCGTGGAATCAGCCCGTCTTTACAGGCGAGATCACCGCTCTGGGCGTCACGCGGATACTCGATGCCATCCATACCGTTAAGCCGGATACGCGCTTCTATCAGGCATCCAGCAGCGAGATGTTCGGTAAAGTGCGAGAAGTGCCTCAGAGCGAAGAAACCCCTTTCTACCCGCGCAGCCCCTATGGCGTCGCCAAAGTCTATGGGCATTGGATCACTGTGAACTATCGTGAAAGTTATGATCTTTTCGCATGCAGCGGCATTCTATTCAACCATGAGTCCCCCCGCCGTGGCCTGGAATTCGTCACCCGTAAAGTGAGCTTCAATGTCGCCAAAATTAAATTAGGGCTGAGCAACGAACTGCGTGTTGGCAACCTCGATGCCCAGCGTGACTGGGGCTTCGCAGGGGATTACGTCCAGGCTATGTGGATGATGCTACAACAGGATGAGCCTGATGATTATGTCGTCGCCACAGGCAAAACACATTCTGTGCAACGCCTGCTAGAAGTCGCCTTCTCAACTGTCGACTTAGATTGGCAAGACTATACCGTGCAAGATGAGCGTTTTATGCGCCCAGCAGAAGTTGATTTGTTGGTTGGGGACCCGGCTAAAGCTTATACTAAACTAGGCTGGGAGCCAGAAGTTAGCTTTGAAGCACTCATCCAGATGATGGTCGAGGCTGATATTGCGCGACTGCAAAAAGACCCGCAGCATCGAGGCTTTACTGTTAAAGCATAG
- a CDS encoding GDP-mannose 4,6-dehydratase, whose translation MRVLITGATGFVGQHLSTYLKQVDPDVVLHGTSYNVSDIPPADGIQYHQVDLRQADVVQELINTVQPDEIYHLAAMASSAASFKEPWPTLEANIHIQLNLLEACRTLPASPRIVVSSSATIYGPTTPEEQPLDEAADFRPTNTYSLSKITQDMMGLQYFLMYQMPIIRARAFNHLGPGQGETFVAPDFALQIARIEANQQAPIMKVGNLSAARDFTDVRDVAKAYVALMKKGQAGTAYNIASNNAYSIQHLLDTLLSFSDTAIEVVTDPDKLRPVDIPEVRGDYSRLQQDTGWQPDITFEQSLRDLLDDCRQRVRALS comes from the coding sequence GTGCGAGTCCTCATTACCGGGGCGACCGGCTTCGTCGGCCAGCACCTCAGCACCTATCTAAAACAAGTTGATCCCGATGTTGTCCTCCATGGCACCAGTTACAACGTATCAGATATCCCACCCGCCGACGGTATTCAGTATCATCAAGTTGATTTACGCCAAGCCGACGTGGTTCAAGAACTTATCAATACAGTTCAACCCGATGAAATCTATCACCTTGCTGCCATGGCCTCTTCAGCGGCATCTTTTAAAGAGCCATGGCCGACGTTAGAAGCTAATATTCACATCCAACTCAATCTCTTAGAAGCATGCCGCACCCTCCCGGCATCACCTCGCATTGTCGTCAGCAGTTCAGCCACCATCTATGGGCCGACAACTCCCGAAGAACAGCCGCTCGACGAAGCAGCAGATTTCAGGCCAACGAATACGTATAGCCTGAGCAAAATCACACAGGATATGATGGGGCTGCAATATTTCTTGATGTACCAGATGCCTATCATCCGGGCACGGGCCTTCAATCATTTAGGGCCGGGCCAGGGAGAAACCTTCGTCGCGCCAGATTTTGCACTACAAATCGCGCGTATCGAAGCCAACCAGCAAGCACCTATCATGAAAGTGGGCAACCTCAGTGCTGCACGCGATTTTACGGATGTGCGAGATGTCGCCAAGGCGTATGTCGCCCTGATGAAAAAGGGCCAGGCCGGTACAGCCTATAATATTGCTTCAAATAATGCCTATTCGATTCAGCATTTGCTGGATACACTGTTGAGCTTTAGTGACACAGCAATCGAGGTGGTGACAGATCCGGATAAGCTGCGCCCGGTAGATATCCCAGAAGTACGCGGCGATTATAGCCGCCTGCAGCAGGATACGGGCTGGCAGCCAGACATCACCTTTGAACAATCTCTGCGCGATTTACTCGACGACTGCCGACAGCGAGTGCGCGCACTGTCATAA
- a CDS encoding DUF4397 domain-containing protein: MPRLTIRIMLIVLITAILAACAPEEALPTLVPTSTPAPATATATLIPATSTPIGPSIRSLPTQSAAIAQPTTEAEEPTGSLQFVHAIPELGDVSLRTAQQELTIGLAYSRFTQPTTLPAGEYTIEAVLNDEASTPVAAQAVSVLADQSTIMVLTGTREAPRFALMEEDTDPIAGDATRLSVFNGLNTEFPVVVQTNNEAVTPALPFTAFSPAFTLPAGSTTIGITEGANTAFNFQEQFQPRELNTIFLLPNPDTPEVPMIMTITKLLQGVGSVKAISLTDPAYYDIYLDGELIGKELGAAIAAETVMRESGEYTAAVYPADSDVTTTQPTITANVTIGPDQHIKLVLTGDDETLRLNPIVEDLSPTRPDYSRIVFMHGVPAYSRVEVNDPETTYSLFYGQATEPITLPASSYNFYWSEYGNLTEGSDLETANDFELEEGHTYLYIFSQMALPLVYITEVGTQEAPAGEEPGQPTEEPVVAAKLRIVNAAQNTNMTFQIDGEPIIDEINYANASNPISLEPGEHMLTAHNAETGQAMVRNTFTFEEGGLYSAYSYRGGSGDLYLVVIRDEARDTSVGAPIIRLVNLSDTEFIMGLSAQTITSLETPNTTMIAQGTAEDRRSVPYGLTKIDPETTPGNASIWYVVPQLHNQSHLHVTKPDQGQIVVSLNNIQLENNRLYEVVAINNSITSQTTMLLVPYQR; encoded by the coding sequence ATGCCACGATTGACCATCAGAATAATGTTGATCGTACTCATTACAGCCATATTGGCGGCGTGCGCCCCCGAAGAAGCACTCCCAACCCTCGTTCCGACGTCGACACCTGCACCAGCGACGGCAACGGCAACACTTATTCCTGCGACTTCGACGCCTATCGGGCCGAGCATCCGCTCACTACCAACACAGAGTGCCGCTATCGCCCAACCAACAACGGAAGCTGAAGAGCCAACAGGGAGCTTGCAGTTCGTCCATGCGATACCTGAGCTTGGCGACGTTTCTTTGCGTACAGCGCAGCAAGAGCTCACAATTGGGCTTGCCTACAGTCGGTTTACACAGCCAACGACCCTGCCAGCGGGCGAATATACTATTGAAGCAGTCCTCAATGATGAAGCAAGCACGCCCGTTGCAGCACAAGCTGTCAGCGTTCTGGCAGACCAATCAACCATTATGGTCCTGACAGGCACACGAGAAGCACCTCGTTTCGCCCTGATGGAAGAAGATACGGACCCCATTGCAGGTGATGCTACCCGGTTAAGCGTTTTCAACGGTCTCAATACGGAGTTCCCAGTTGTCGTCCAGACAAATAATGAGGCCGTTACACCTGCCCTACCCTTTACGGCTTTCTCACCCGCATTTACATTACCTGCTGGCTCAACAACAATCGGCATTACAGAAGGAGCCAACACAGCTTTTAACTTCCAGGAGCAATTCCAGCCCCGTGAGTTAAATACGATCTTCTTGCTGCCAAACCCGGACACGCCCGAAGTACCCATGATCATGACGATCACCAAACTGCTGCAAGGCGTAGGCTCCGTGAAAGCTATCAGCCTCACCGATCCGGCCTATTACGACATTTATCTCGATGGTGAGTTAATTGGTAAGGAACTGGGCGCAGCAATCGCCGCGGAAACTGTCATGCGCGAATCAGGCGAATATACAGCAGCCGTCTATCCAGCCGACTCAGACGTGACGACCACGCAGCCAACCATCACAGCGAATGTCACAATTGGGCCAGATCAACATATCAAGCTCGTTTTAACAGGCGATGACGAAACGCTGCGGCTCAATCCTATTGTTGAGGACCTCTCGCCAACAAGGCCAGACTATTCACGTATCGTCTTTATGCACGGCGTACCGGCTTACTCACGCGTAGAAGTTAATGATCCTGAGACAACATATTCGCTCTTTTATGGGCAAGCAACCGAACCCATCACCCTGCCTGCCAGTAGCTATAACTTCTACTGGTCCGAGTATGGGAACCTGACAGAGGGCAGCGACCTCGAGACAGCCAATGATTTTGAACTAGAAGAGGGGCATACCTATCTGTATATTTTCTCGCAGATGGCCTTGCCGCTTGTTTACATCACAGAAGTTGGGACCCAGGAAGCACCCGCAGGAGAAGAACCTGGACAACCTACGGAAGAACCTGTAGTTGCAGCAAAGCTGCGCATCGTCAATGCTGCCCAGAACACGAATATGACATTTCAAATTGATGGCGAACCGATCATTGATGAAATTAATTATGCCAATGCATCAAACCCCATCTCGCTTGAGCCCGGTGAACATATGCTAACGGCCCATAATGCAGAAACGGGTCAGGCGATGGTGCGTAACACCTTTACCTTCGAAGAAGGCGGGCTATACAGTGCTTACAGCTATCGCGGCGGGTCAGGCGATCTTTATCTGGTAGTCATCCGCGACGAAGCAAGAGATACATCGGTCGGCGCACCCATCATACGCCTCGTCAACCTGAGTGACACAGAATTTATTATGGGGTTATCTGCCCAGACAATCACCAGCCTGGAGACACCCAACACCACGATGATAGCCCAGGGCACCGCAGAAGATCGGCGCTCAGTACCATATGGGTTAACCAAGATTGACCCTGAGACCACACCTGGGAATGCATCCATATGGTATGTGGTGCCACAATTACATAATCAGAGTCACCTACATGTGACCAAACCAGATCAGGGGCAGATTGTCGTCTCACTCAACAACATCCAATTAGAGAACAATCGACTCTATGAAGTCGTCGCGATAAATAACAGCATCACAAGCCAGACGACCATGTTGTTAGTGCCCTATCAGCGATAG